A window of Proteus columbae contains these coding sequences:
- the nqrE gene encoding NADH:ubiquinone reductase (Na(+)-transporting) subunit E gives MEHYISLFVRAVFIENMALAFFLGMCTFLAVSKNVKTAFGLGIAVTVVLGLSVPLNNLVYNYVLRDNALMEGVDLSFLNFITFIGVIAALVQILEMILDRYFPALYNALGIFLPLITVNCAIFGGVSFMAQRDYNFSESIVYGFGSGIGWMLAIVLLASIREKMKYADVPAGMKGLGVTFVTTGLMALGFMSFSGVQL, from the coding sequence ATGGAACATTATATAAGCCTGTTTGTTCGTGCTGTTTTTATTGAGAATATGGCGCTCGCATTCTTCTTAGGGATGTGTACATTCCTCGCCGTTTCTAAAAACGTAAAAACAGCTTTTGGATTAGGTATCGCTGTTACCGTTGTTCTAGGTCTTTCTGTACCGTTGAATAACTTGGTTTACAACTATGTGTTACGTGATAATGCATTAATGGAAGGTGTTGATTTAAGTTTCTTAAACTTTATCACTTTCATTGGTGTGATTGCGGCACTGGTACAAATCCTAGAAATGATTTTAGACCGTTATTTCCCTGCGCTGTATAACGCACTAGGGATCTTCTTGCCACTTATTACCGTTAACTGCGCCATTTTCGGTGGTGTGTCATTTATGGCACAACGTGACTATAACTTTAGTGAATCTATTGTTTATGGTTTCGGCTCTGGGATTGGTTGGATGTTAGCCATCGTATTACTGGCTTCTATCCGTGAGAAAATGAAGTACGCGGATGTACCGGCAGGTATGAAAGGGTTAGGCGTTACTTTTGTCACCACAGGGTTGATGGCATTAGGTTTCATGTCCTTCTCTGGTGTTCAGCTATAA
- a CDS encoding NADH:ubiquinone reductase (Na(+)-transporting) subunit D produces the protein MADTKEIKRVLLGPLLDNNPIALQVLGVCSALAVTTKLETALVMTIAVTLVTAFSSFFISLIRNYIPSSVRIIVQMAIIASLVIVVDQILQAYAYEISKQLSVFVGLIITNCIVMGRAEAYAMKAPPVESFMDGIGNGLGYGVILILVGFLRELFGSGKLFGITVMESVQNGGWYQPNGLFLLAPSAFFIIGLLIWGLRTLKPAQVEED, from the coding sequence ATGGCTGATACAAAAGAAATTAAACGAGTTTTACTTGGGCCATTGTTAGATAACAACCCGATTGCCTTACAGGTATTAGGTGTGTGTTCTGCATTGGCTGTAACAACAAAACTTGAAACTGCATTAGTGATGACAATTGCGGTAACTTTGGTTACTGCATTTTCAAGCTTCTTTATTTCACTCATTCGTAATTACATACCAAGTAGTGTTCGTATTATTGTTCAAATGGCGATTATTGCTTCATTAGTTATCGTTGTTGACCAAATACTACAAGCTTATGCGTATGAAATTTCTAAGCAACTTTCTGTTTTCGTTGGTCTTATCATTACTAACTGTATTGTAATGGGACGTGCTGAAGCTTATGCGATGAAAGCACCTCCTGTTGAAAGCTTTATGGATGGTATTGGTAACGGCTTAGGATACGGCGTTATCTTGATCCTTGTTGGTTTTTTACGTGAACTTTTTGGTTCTGGTAAATTATTCGGCATTACAGTGATGGAGTCTGTCCAAAATGGTGGCTGGTATCAGCCAAACGGTTTATTCCTGTTAGCACCAAGTGCGTTCTTTATTATTGGCTTGCTAATTTGGGGATTACGTACATTAAAACCTGCACAGGTTGAAGAGGACTAA
- a CDS encoding NADH:ubiquinone reductase (Na(+)-transporting) subunit B — protein MGLKNLFEKVEHHFEPGGKLAKWYVLYEAVTTVFYTPGTVTRNGGHVRDTIDLKRMMILVWLAVFPAMFWGMYNVGHQAIPALNQLYSGAELQQIIASDWHYRLAEFLGASLTTDAGWASKMLLGATYFLPIYLVVFAVGGFWEVLFAFIRGHEINEGFFVTSILFALIVPPTLPLWQAALGITFGVVIAKEIFGGTGRNFLNPALAGRAFLFFAYPAQISGDLVWTAADGFSGATPLSQWSVSGESALLNTVTQQPISWMDAFLGYIPGSIGEVSTLMILIGGAVILFARIASWRIVAGVMVGMIAMSYLFNFIGSDTNPLFSMPWHWHLVLGGFAFGMMFMATDPVSASFTDKGKWAYGILIGVMAVLIRVVNPAYPEGMMLAILFANLFAPLFDYVVVQANIKRRQARG, from the coding sequence ATGGGTTTGAAAAATTTATTTGAAAAAGTAGAGCACCATTTTGAGCCCGGTGGCAAATTAGCAAAATGGTACGTACTTTATGAAGCCGTTACCACGGTATTTTATACGCCTGGTACTGTCACGCGTAATGGTGGGCATGTTCGTGACACTATTGACCTAAAACGCATGATGATCTTAGTTTGGTTGGCTGTTTTCCCAGCAATGTTTTGGGGAATGTATAACGTCGGTCATCAAGCGATCCCAGCACTTAATCAGTTATATAGTGGTGCTGAATTACAGCAAATTATTGCTTCAGATTGGCACTATCGCCTCGCTGAATTTCTCGGCGCATCATTAACAACAGATGCTGGATGGGCAAGTAAGATGCTACTTGGTGCAACTTACTTTTTACCTATTTATCTTGTTGTTTTTGCGGTTGGTGGATTTTGGGAAGTTCTTTTTGCCTTTATTCGTGGCCATGAGATTAACGAAGGCTTCTTTGTTACATCAATCTTATTTGCCTTGATCGTACCGCCAACATTACCACTTTGGCAGGCTGCATTAGGTATTACGTTTGGTGTTGTTATCGCGAAAGAAATCTTTGGTGGTACAGGGCGTAACTTCTTAAACCCTGCATTAGCAGGTCGTGCATTCCTATTTTTTGCCTATCCTGCTCAAATCTCAGGTGATCTGGTTTGGACTGCGGCTGATGGCTTCTCTGGTGCAACACCATTATCGCAATGGTCTGTATCGGGTGAAAGTGCATTATTAAATACCGTCACTCAACAACCAATCTCTTGGATGGATGCTTTCCTTGGATATATTCCAGGGTCGATCGGTGAAGTTTCTACACTGATGATTTTAATCGGCGGAGCTGTCATTCTTTTTGCTCGCATTGCTTCATGGCGTATTGTTGCTGGGGTAATGGTGGGCATGATTGCAATGTCATACCTGTTTAATTTTATCGGTTCAGATACTAATCCTCTCTTCTCTATGCCTTGGCACTGGCACTTAGTATTAGGTGGTTTTGCTTTCGGTATGATGTTTATGGCAACAGACCCAGTATCCGCATCGTTTACCGATAAAGGTAAATGGGCTTACGGTATTTTGATTGGCGTAATGGCTGTGCTTATTCGTGTCGTCAATCCGGCTTACCCAGAAGGTATGATGCTGGCAATCTTATTCGCAAACTTATTTGCACCACTGTTTGATTACGTGGTTGTTCAGGCGAATATTAAGCGGAGACAAGCTCGTGGCTAA
- a CDS encoding Na(+)-translocating NADH-quinone reductase subunit C — MAKEKNKDSVARTFLVVFILCLVCSVVVAGAAVGLKSKQEEQKLLDKQRNILDVAGLLVPKMSATDVLKVYDTRIKAKIVNFQTGELTDSKGSFDLSAALRSDDTSIALSPQEDIAKIRRRANTAEVYFVLDEQGKTTEVVLPVYGSGLWSVMYAFVAVDIDGVTSKGITYYAHGETPGLGGEVDNPQWKAQWKGKRLINEQGTPAIKIVRSGTTDSPYGIDGLSGATLTSNGIQHMFDFWLGEKGFGPFLKKVREGEING; from the coding sequence GTGGCTAAAGAGAAAAACAAAGATAGCGTCGCAAGAACGTTCCTCGTTGTATTTATTCTATGTCTTGTGTGTTCCGTGGTAGTAGCAGGAGCCGCTGTTGGACTGAAGTCTAAACAAGAAGAACAAAAACTTCTTGATAAACAACGTAATATTCTTGATGTTGCGGGTCTGCTCGTACCTAAAATGAGTGCGACAGATGTACTGAAGGTGTATGACACTCGTATTAAAGCAAAAATTGTTAATTTCCAGACAGGTGAACTGACTGATAGTAAAGGCAGTTTTGATTTAAGTGCGGCTTTACGCAGTGATGACACTTCAATTGCATTATCGCCACAAGAAGATATCGCCAAAATTCGCCGTCGTGCTAATACAGCAGAAGTCTACTTTGTGCTTGATGAACAAGGCAAAACCACAGAAGTTGTTCTACCTGTTTATGGTTCTGGCTTATGGTCTGTGATGTATGCTTTCGTTGCGGTTGATATTGATGGTGTGACTTCTAAAGGCATTACCTATTATGCTCATGGTGAAACACCGGGCTTAGGTGGTGAAGTAGACAATCCACAATGGAAAGCACAATGGAAGGGTAAGCGCTTAATTAACGAACAAGGTACTCCTGCAATTAAGATAGTACGTAGTGGTACAACTGATAGCCCTTATGGTATTGATGGACTTTCTGGCGCGACACTGACCTCAAATGGTATCCAGCATATGTTCGATTTCTGGTTAGGTGAAAAAGGTTTCGGCCCATTCCTGAAAAAAGTTCGTGAAGGAGAGATCAATGGCTGA